Proteins encoded by one window of Marixanthomonas sp. SCSIO 43207:
- a CDS encoding DUF6427 family protein — protein MLTSFFGKSKPINFVIFGAVIFLGYVFGALVLVEKALTFSQLAIDFFFILWSVYAIMLLDFIVRKNNLTYKNTYTVLLFTCFLVTLPVIFLDRNILFANVFLLMAFRRLVSLSSEKNIEKKILDASLWITVAALFYFWSILFFILLFFAIIQKPDTNHRYFIIPFIGFVAILMLATSFHLLIDDSFAWLTQWIKPISFDFSTYNTMSIIIPAAIMATFLIWSLPFRLLKIASLSKKEKPNAILLLVTLVVCGFIALFSPIKTGAELFFVLAPLSVIVANYIENIQEARFKEGLLWLVVIVPIALLFI, from the coding sequence ATGCTTACAAGCTTTTTCGGAAAATCTAAACCTATAAATTTTGTCATCTTTGGAGCGGTAATCTTTTTGGGCTATGTTTTTGGTGCCTTGGTGCTGGTAGAAAAAGCGCTTACCTTTTCACAGTTAGCGATAGATTTCTTTTTTATTTTATGGTCTGTTTATGCAATAATGCTTTTAGATTTTATAGTAAGAAAAAACAATCTTACCTATAAAAACACATATACAGTCCTGCTATTTACGTGTTTTTTAGTCACATTGCCGGTAATTTTTTTGGATAGAAATATCCTTTTTGCAAATGTTTTTCTTTTGATGGCTTTTAGAAGATTAGTAAGCCTTTCTTCTGAAAAGAATATTGAAAAGAAAATTCTTGATGCCTCCTTATGGATTACCGTTGCAGCTCTTTTTTATTTTTGGAGCATTTTGTTTTTTATACTGTTATTTTTTGCCATCATTCAAAAACCAGATACAAACCACCGTTATTTTATCATTCCTTTTATAGGTTTTGTTGCTATTTTAATGCTAGCTACCAGCTTTCATCTTTTAATAGATGATTCTTTTGCTTGGCTAACGCAATGGATTAAACCTATAAGTTTTGATTTTTCAACGTATAATACAATGAGTATTATTATTCCGGCGGCAATTATGGCTACATTTTTAATCTGGTCGTTACCGTTTCGGTTACTGAAAATCGCTTCTCTTTCAAAAAAAGAAAAACCCAATGCTATTTTACTTTTGGTGACACTAGTAGTTTGCGGATTTATTGCTCTTTTCAGTCCTATAAAAACAGGAGCCGAATTATTTTTTGTACTAGCTCCTCTTTCAGTAATTGTAGCAAATTATATTGAAAACATTCAAGAGGCTCGATTTAAAGAAGGGTTGTTGTGGTTGGTTGTAATTGTTCCCATTGCACTGTTATTTATATGA
- the purD gene encoding phosphoribosylamine--glycine ligase, whose translation MNILILGSGGREHTFAHQIAKSEMCNNLYVAPGNAGTEAIATNLPINVTDFKAIEETVLENKIAMVVVGPEDPLVKGIANYFSSSEALKNVMLIGPSERGALLEGSKERAKEFMAMYKIPTAAYESFTKESLDAGKKFLETLQPPYVLKADGLAAGKGVLILENLDEAKNELETMLSGKFGEASKTVVIEEFLDGIELSVFVLTDGKNYKILPTAKDYKRIGEGDKGLNTGGMGAVSPVPFADDSFMQKIEDRIVKPTVEGLQKENIDYKGFVFIGLIKVNNNPYVIEYNVRMGDPETEVVLPRIETDLVALLQATHQQKLDSIDLKIDSRAATTVMVVSGGYPETYEKGKEIKGTETIEDSLVFHAGTKSENGKLLTNGGRVIAITSLDENYKQALKKSYQNIEKLSFDKMYYRTDIGFDLD comes from the coding sequence ATGAATATTTTAATACTTGGTTCAGGTGGTCGTGAACATACTTTTGCACACCAAATTGCAAAAAGCGAAATGTGTAACAATCTTTACGTTGCTCCCGGAAATGCCGGAACAGAAGCAATCGCGACCAATTTGCCAATCAATGTTACCGATTTCAAAGCCATTGAAGAAACAGTTCTAGAAAACAAAATAGCCATGGTTGTTGTAGGTCCTGAAGACCCATTGGTAAAGGGAATAGCAAATTATTTTTCTTCTTCCGAAGCTTTAAAAAATGTTATGCTTATTGGGCCCTCAGAACGAGGTGCTCTTTTGGAAGGAAGTAAAGAACGCGCAAAAGAATTTATGGCTATGTACAAAATTCCTACTGCTGCATATGAAAGCTTTACCAAAGAATCCTTAGACGCAGGAAAGAAATTTTTGGAAACACTACAGCCTCCTTACGTGCTTAAAGCAGATGGTTTGGCTGCTGGTAAAGGTGTTTTAATTCTAGAAAACTTGGATGAAGCAAAAAACGAACTAGAAACTATGTTGAGTGGAAAGTTTGGAGAAGCTAGCAAAACAGTTGTTATTGAAGAATTTCTAGACGGAATTGAACTAAGCGTATTTGTTTTAACAGATGGAAAAAATTATAAAATACTTCCTACTGCCAAAGATTATAAACGAATTGGCGAAGGTGATAAAGGTCTCAATACCGGAGGTATGGGAGCTGTTTCCCCAGTTCCGTTTGCAGATGATTCTTTCATGCAAAAAATAGAAGACCGAATTGTAAAACCAACAGTAGAAGGGCTTCAAAAGGAAAATATTGATTATAAAGGATTTGTTTTTATAGGGTTAATAAAAGTAAATAATAATCCTTATGTTATAGAATACAATGTTCGTATGGGTGATCCAGAAACAGAGGTTGTTCTGCCAAGAATAGAAACCGATCTGGTAGCGCTACTACAAGCAACACATCAACAAAAACTAGATTCAATAGATTTAAAAATTGACTCTAGAGCAGCAACAACTGTGATGGTAGTTTCTGGTGGTTATCCTGAAACCTATGAAAAAGGAAAAGAAATTAAAGGAACCGAAACTATTGAAGATTCGTTGGTTTTTCACGCAGGGACCAAAAGTGAAAATGGTAAATTACTTACCAATGGCGGAAGAGTAATTGCAATTACTTCTCTTGATGAAAATTATAAACAGGCACTAAAAAAATCTTACCAAAATATAGAAAAACTATCTTTTGATAAGATGTATTATAGAACCGATATTGGTTTTGATTTAGACTAA
- a CDS encoding ferredoxin--NADP reductase encodes MSGFYSLPVSDITKETPNSVSITFSIPNELKDTFSFKAGQYITIKHKFKDTEIRRAYSICCSPDDDKIKVGVKQVDGGVFSVFANSKLKVGDTLEVLPPEGKFVFDPTNEENGTISNNYAAFVAGSGITPVLSIVKTVLKEVPDSTFLLVYGNKSLSETMFHSEILALQKQYKDRLFVEFVYSRKLENDALFGRIERSTVNLLLKNKFKDTRFNSFYLCGPEPMIDAVSSTLKENGINEKQILFELFSTSEKGLLTQSHDGNTAITITLDDEVETFSMSQKKSILDAALDHDMDPPYSCQGGICSTCIARITEGKAEMRKNQILTDDEIADGLILTCQAHPTTTTIAVDYDDV; translated from the coding sequence ATGAGTGGCTTTTATTCGCTACCCGTTTCTGATATTACTAAAGAAACACCCAATTCAGTATCAATAACATTTAGTATTCCTAATGAATTAAAAGATACATTTTCTTTTAAAGCAGGACAGTACATTACCATAAAACATAAGTTTAAAGACACCGAAATACGCCGTGCTTACTCTATTTGTTGCAGTCCAGATGACGACAAAATTAAAGTAGGTGTTAAACAAGTAGATGGCGGAGTGTTTTCGGTTTTTGCCAACTCAAAACTTAAAGTAGGTGACACCCTAGAAGTTCTTCCTCCTGAAGGAAAGTTTGTTTTTGACCCTACAAATGAAGAAAACGGAACTATCTCAAATAATTATGCTGCATTTGTGGCAGGAAGTGGAATTACACCTGTTCTTTCTATTGTAAAAACCGTTTTAAAAGAAGTACCAGATAGTACCTTTTTATTGGTTTATGGGAACAAATCACTTTCTGAAACCATGTTTCATTCTGAAATATTAGCGCTTCAAAAACAATATAAAGACCGTCTTTTTGTTGAGTTTGTTTACAGTAGAAAACTTGAGAATGATGCCCTTTTTGGCAGAATTGAACGCTCAACCGTTAATTTATTACTTAAAAATAAATTTAAAGACACTCGTTTTAATTCATTTTATCTATGTGGTCCTGAGCCAATGATTGATGCTGTTTCATCAACCTTGAAGGAAAATGGAATTAATGAAAAACAAATACTATTTGAGCTTTTTAGCACTTCAGAAAAAGGCCTTTTAACGCAATCACACGATGGCAATACTGCTATCACAATCACACTTGATGACGAGGTAGAAACGTTTTCAATGTCACAGAAAAAATCAATTTTAGATGCGGCATTAGATCACGATATGGATCCACCTTACTCTTGCCAAGGCGGTATTTGTAGTACCTGTATTGCTCGTATTACTGAAGGAAAAGCTGAAATGCGAAAAAATCAAATTTTAACAGATGATGAAATTGCAGATGGTTTAATTTTAACCTGTCAAGCACACCCTACCACTACTACCATTGCTGTAGACTATGATGATGTGTAA
- a CDS encoding uracil phosphoribosyltransferase has translation MKDLFYGIQDLFEDFLFIPYDALRNLELDSWWLANTVSWLFIIICFVAFLYWMKQLKIFNDNNEEDRSSTSHSYLG, from the coding sequence TTGAAAGATTTGTTTTATGGTATTCAAGATTTATTTGAAGATTTCTTATTTATACCATATGACGCCCTCCGAAATTTAGAATTAGACAGCTGGTGGTTAGCAAATACAGTGAGTTGGTTATTTATTATTATCTGTTTTGTTGCATTCTTATATTGGATGAAACAACTTAAAATATTCAACGATAATAACGAAGAAGATCGTTCTTCAACCTCTCACTCTTATTTAGGCTAA
- a CDS encoding DUF4254 domain-containing protein, translating into MFSDKANKIFQEVIETYHVIDQVDQPFKNPYDKNSELIEHLLYRKCWIDTVQWHYEDIIRDPNIDPAGALLLKRKIDASNQDRTDTVEYIDSYFLEKFKDVKVKDNATINTESPAWGIDRLSILALKIYHMNEEATREDASQKHKIACKAKLDILLEQRVDLSSAINQLLEDIANGDKYMKVYKQMKMYNDDELNPVLRGEK; encoded by the coding sequence ATGTTTAGCGACAAAGCCAACAAAATATTTCAAGAAGTAATAGAAACTTATCATGTGATTGATCAAGTAGATCAACCGTTTAAAAACCCGTATGATAAAAACTCAGAGTTAATAGAACATTTATTATACAGAAAATGCTGGATTGATACGGTACAATGGCACTATGAAGATATAATTCGTGACCCAAACATCGATCCTGCAGGTGCTCTATTGCTTAAGAGAAAGATTGATGCTTCAAATCAAGATCGTACCGATACAGTAGAATATATTGATAGCTATTTTCTTGAAAAATTTAAAGACGTAAAAGTTAAGGATAATGCTACCATAAACACTGAAAGTCCAGCTTGGGGGATTGATAGGTTATCCATTCTAGCTCTTAAAATCTATCACATGAATGAAGAAGCCACTCGTGAAGATGCTTCTCAAAAACATAAAATTGCTTGTAAAGCAAAACTCGATATTTTACTAGAACAACGAGTAGACCTAAGTTCTGCTATCAATCAATTACTGGAAGATATAGCCAATGGAGATAAGTATATGAAGGTATACAAACAGATGAAAATGTATAATGATGATGAGTTAAACCCTGTTTTAAGGGGCGAAAAATAA
- a CDS encoding DNA adenine methylase yields MNYIGSKHKLSSFIFDTVTSVCGQDLSEKIFCDLFAGTGIVGRTFKPHVKQVIANDVEFYSYVLNRNYIGNHTEIISEEYLSQLNDLKGLKGFIFKNYAQGGEAGRLYFTSENGQKIDAARQQIETWRNASEISEDQYYFLLASLLESADKVANTASVYGAFLKKIKASAAKKLIIKPADFQKTKHAHQVFQQDSNQLIKNIKGDILYLDPPYNARQYGANYHLLNTIAKYDTFVPKGKTGLRSYFKSNYCKKGEVVESFTELLENAQFNYVFLSYNNEGLMSKEEVKQVMKRFGKYTLKTKKYQRFKADKTENRNHKAAETFEYLHILEKK; encoded by the coding sequence ATGAATTACATAGGCTCCAAACATAAACTCTCTTCCTTTATTTTTGACACAGTTACTTCAGTCTGCGGACAAGATTTATCTGAAAAAATTTTTTGTGATTTGTTTGCTGGTACCGGTATTGTAGGCCGCACGTTTAAGCCACACGTAAAACAAGTAATTGCCAATGATGTAGAGTTTTACAGCTATGTGTTGAATAGAAACTACATTGGTAACCATACTGAAATAATTTCAGAAGAATATTTGTCTCAACTCAACGATTTAAAAGGACTTAAAGGGTTTATTTTCAAAAACTATGCGCAAGGAGGAGAAGCCGGAAGACTTTACTTTACATCAGAAAATGGTCAAAAAATAGATGCTGCTCGTCAACAAATTGAAACGTGGCGAAACGCTTCAGAAATTAGTGAAGATCAATATTATTTTTTATTGGCTTCTTTGTTGGAAAGTGCTGATAAGGTTGCAAATACAGCTTCGGTGTACGGAGCTTTTTTAAAAAAAATAAAAGCTTCTGCAGCAAAAAAGTTGATTATTAAACCGGCAGATTTTCAGAAAACAAAACATGCGCATCAAGTTTTTCAGCAAGATAGCAACCAATTGATAAAGAATATTAAAGGTGACATTTTATATTTAGATCCACCGTACAATGCTCGGCAATATGGAGCTAATTATCATTTGCTCAATACTATTGCAAAATATGATACCTTTGTACCAAAAGGGAAAACCGGCTTACGCTCCTATTTTAAAAGCAATTATTGTAAAAAAGGTGAAGTAGTAGAATCTTTTACCGAGTTACTTGAAAATGCACAATTCAATTATGTTTTTTTAAGTTATAATAATGAAGGTTTGATGAGCAAAGAGGAGGTAAAACAAGTTATGAAACGTTTTGGGAAATATACCTTGAAAACAAAAAAATACCAACGTTTTAAAGCAGATAAAACCGAAAACAGAAACCATAAGGCCGCAGAAACCTTTGAATATTTACACATTTTAGAAAAAAAATAA
- a CDS encoding glycosyltransferase family 9 protein yields the protein MQKPKHILVIRFSAMGDVAMTVPVLRVFTETYPEVKLTVVSKKHFKPFFNTIPSIHFIEAEVYGKHKNFGLLKLANQAKANQIDAVADLHNVIRSKIISNYLRLQGYKVATIDKGRAEKKQLTASENKNFVQLKTTHQRYASVFEKLGYPIDLSKHTFPERQTLNRRLYSLIGKHTKKALGIAPFAAFKSKMYPLQAMEEVISKLNVTDTFKIFLFGGGKQEEETLKNIASNYKNVENVAGQLTFEEELALISNLDGMLAMDSGNGHLAAMFGIPVITLWGVTHPFAGFVPFNQPMAHQITANREQYPLIPTSIYGNKFPEGYEHAIESITPDKIINTVLKIV from the coding sequence TTGCAGAAACCAAAACACATTCTGGTAATTCGTTTTTCGGCTATGGGCGATGTGGCGATGACCGTTCCCGTTTTACGTGTTTTTACTGAAACCTATCCAGAAGTAAAACTTACTGTTGTTTCAAAAAAACATTTTAAACCGTTTTTCAACACAATTCCCTCTATTCATTTTATAGAAGCAGAGGTTTATGGAAAACACAAAAACTTTGGTCTGTTAAAGTTAGCCAACCAAGCAAAAGCAAATCAAATTGATGCTGTAGCCGATTTGCACAATGTAATACGGTCAAAAATAATTTCAAATTATTTACGGTTACAAGGCTATAAAGTTGCAACGATTGATAAAGGAAGAGCCGAAAAAAAACAACTTACAGCTTCAGAAAATAAAAACTTTGTACAATTAAAAACAACACATCAACGCTACGCTTCAGTTTTTGAAAAGTTGGGATACCCAATTGATTTATCAAAACATACATTTCCTGAAAGACAGACGCTTAATAGAAGATTATACAGCTTGATTGGTAAACACACCAAAAAGGCTTTAGGAATTGCTCCTTTTGCAGCTTTTAAAAGTAAGATGTATCCACTACAAGCAATGGAAGAGGTTATTTCTAAATTAAACGTAACAGACACGTTTAAAATATTTCTCTTTGGAGGCGGAAAGCAAGAAGAAGAAACCCTCAAAAATATAGCTTCAAATTATAAAAACGTAGAAAATGTAGCCGGACAATTAACCTTTGAGGAAGAATTGGCTTTAATATCAAACCTAGACGGAATGCTTGCTATGGATAGCGGCAATGGTCATTTGGCAGCTATGTTTGGTATTCCTGTTATTACACTTTGGGGTGTAACCCATCCGTTTGCGGGTTTTGTCCCTTTTAATCAGCCAATGGCACATCAAATAACAGCCAATAGAGAGCAATATCCTCTTATACCTACTTCAATCTACGGTAATAAATTTCCGGAAGGGTATGAACATGCCATAGAAAGCATTACGCCAGATAAAATTATAAATACAGTTTTAAAGATAGTTTAG